A genomic region of Alicyclobacillus sp. SO9 contains the following coding sequences:
- the speB gene encoding agmatinase yields the protein MGKYQPRNSQESPRFCGVRTFMRLPLVETPEPQIDFAVMGAPFDGGQSFRTGSRMGPESIRDFSVLLRPYNVEQEINLFDYLSGVDYGDLSVVPGYIEESYERIEKGLDEVLAAGITPIVLGGDHAITLAELRSIAKTHGPVGLVHFDAHSDTWDSYFGLKYNHGTTFRRAIEEGLIDTSRGIQVGMRGPLYAPGDLDDARELGLALYTTSQLQSIGIDRMLEIIKERVGNGPTFLSFDVDFLDPVYAPGTGTPEVAGPTTAEALRLVRGLTGIDFVGFDVVEVLPAFDSGQLTAAAAANVAYEMITLLALAKRAKVE from the coding sequence ATGGGGAAGTATCAACCACGAAATTCACAAGAGTCACCAAGGTTTTGCGGAGTACGCACGTTTATGCGGCTGCCGCTGGTCGAGACGCCGGAGCCGCAGATTGACTTTGCAGTCATGGGGGCGCCGTTTGACGGGGGGCAGTCGTTTCGAACGGGATCACGCATGGGACCAGAATCAATCCGCGACTTCTCCGTATTGCTGAGACCGTACAACGTGGAGCAGGAAATCAATCTGTTCGACTACTTGTCAGGCGTGGACTATGGCGATTTGTCTGTTGTTCCCGGATACATTGAAGAATCCTACGAGCGCATTGAAAAGGGATTGGACGAGGTGCTGGCAGCGGGGATTACACCAATTGTCCTTGGCGGCGATCACGCTATCACTCTGGCGGAACTTCGCTCCATCGCCAAGACGCATGGACCGGTGGGGCTTGTTCACTTCGATGCTCATTCCGACACGTGGGACAGCTACTTTGGGCTGAAGTACAACCACGGTACAACGTTCCGCAGAGCCATCGAAGAAGGATTGATAGACACCAGCCGCGGTATCCAAGTCGGTATGCGGGGACCCTTGTATGCCCCTGGCGATTTGGATGATGCACGGGAACTGGGATTGGCACTCTACACAACCAGCCAGCTTCAATCTATCGGGATTGACCGTATGTTGGAAATCATTAAAGAGCGAGTTGGCAACGGCCCGACATTCTTATCCTTTGATGTAGACTTTCTCGATCCCGTTTACGCACCCGGCACTGGCACACCAGAAGTAGCCGGACCGACGACAGCGGAAGCCTTGCGACTGGTTCGCGGACTCACCGGGATTGACTTCGTTGGCTTTGATGTGGTCGAAGTACTGCCGGCGTTCGACAGCGGACAGCTCACAGCCGCCGCCGCTGCCAACGTGGCCTACGAAATGATTACACTGCTGGCTTTGGCTAAACGCGCCAAGGTTGAATAA
- a CDS encoding cytosine permease encodes MSSQESYDRIVPVPKSDRTMNLWHTFTLWIAANVVVTTVFTGMLLVPDLKFWHAMLIVLLGSLVGGIPLILTGNMGTRTGLPTMILTRGAFGHFGSALPSAVNTIVLMGWSWIQAYMGGLSLNNAIKYLTGYSNINLFVIVTEIIVVAITLYGHRMIERTENLVASLMLILSVVVFSYMFIHFHLSALTSMAVSKHPEITSMVAFDIVVATAFSWMTSSCDYNRNVKKQSTSMLGTWLGYTLATVVAMGLGAAVSGFSLLGHRPQTYDPTTLIGSINPTLGFVAGIVIFLSVISTNVMALYSASMSYLAIFPKQKFFAPTLALGVAAVLGALLKTWLTSNFENFILMVGTLFIPVSAIMLTDYYLLKRGYYNSEEIVSGAEKKYWYTGGFNLISYVVYILGAAFAYYFTYVKPLATGATILTFLVTAVLYFAIMRMAGAKVAFEGESVMGSLVD; translated from the coding sequence ATGAGTTCACAGGAAAGTTACGATAGAATCGTTCCGGTGCCAAAATCGGATCGGACAATGAATCTATGGCACACCTTTACACTGTGGATTGCGGCCAACGTGGTTGTGACAACGGTGTTTACAGGAATGCTGCTTGTGCCGGACTTGAAGTTCTGGCATGCGATGCTGATTGTTCTGCTGGGATCGCTTGTTGGCGGAATTCCGCTCATATTGACCGGCAACATGGGAACGAGAACAGGGCTGCCTACCATGATTCTAACCCGGGGCGCATTCGGTCACTTTGGTTCCGCGCTTCCATCTGCTGTAAATACGATTGTATTAATGGGCTGGAGCTGGATTCAGGCCTATATGGGCGGACTCAGTTTGAACAACGCAATTAAGTATTTGACAGGGTACAGCAATATCAATTTATTCGTCATCGTGACTGAAATTATCGTTGTGGCTATTACACTGTACGGACACCGTATGATTGAAAGAACGGAGAATTTAGTGGCAAGTCTCATGCTAATCCTTTCCGTCGTGGTATTCAGCTATATGTTTATACACTTCCATTTGTCCGCCCTGACCAGCATGGCGGTATCGAAACACCCTGAAATCACATCCATGGTTGCCTTTGATATTGTGGTTGCTACCGCATTTTCATGGATGACTTCATCCTGTGATTACAATCGAAATGTGAAAAAGCAAAGTACCAGTATGCTGGGTACGTGGCTTGGTTATACCTTGGCGACAGTCGTAGCTATGGGCTTGGGCGCAGCGGTATCTGGATTTTCACTGCTCGGCCACCGGCCGCAGACGTATGACCCGACCACGCTCATTGGATCGATTAACCCAACCCTTGGCTTTGTAGCCGGCATCGTGATTTTCCTCTCTGTTATTTCTACGAACGTAATGGCACTGTACAGTGCAAGCATGTCTTACCTAGCTATCTTTCCAAAGCAGAAGTTTTTTGCTCCGACTCTCGCTCTCGGGGTTGCTGCAGTCTTAGGTGCTTTGCTCAAGACTTGGCTGACAAGCAACTTCGAAAACTTCATCTTAATGGTCGGCACGCTGTTTATCCCGGTCAGTGCCATCATGCTGACAGACTACTATCTCTTAAAACGGGGGTATTACAACTCTGAGGAGATTGTGTCCGGAGCAGAGAAAAAGTACTGGTACACTGGCGGGTTCAATCTGATTTCCTATGTCGTGTATATCCTGGGCGCTGCCTTCGCTTATTACTTCACCTACGTGAAACCCTTGGCAACAGGTGCGACCATTCTAACTTTCTTGGTTACGGCGGTATTGTACTTTGCCATTATGAGAATGGCAGGGGCAAAAGTGGCTTTTGAGGGCGAATCTGTCATGGGTTCTTTGGTGGACTGA
- a CDS encoding cyclase family protein has translation MNMFKPVKIVDLSLTLDDNTPIYPGDPKPHLSVATTIEHDGYNLHHVHIGSQSGSHVDAPYHFLQSGQTIDESDLSLFIGTGLVIPALGKGEQEAIRLQDVQPYVDQVEAGHIVLFHTGWSQYGGTDKYFLHPYVHVEVIKALLEKGIRTFCIDCINLDITGGDSFPAHDAIAAVNGIISENLTNFESIDFANPLISLFPIKLSGSDGAPVRAVAMQVE, from the coding sequence ATGAATATGTTTAAGCCTGTCAAAATCGTCGACTTATCTCTCACTCTCGATGACAACACACCTATTTATCCGGGCGACCCAAAGCCCCATTTGTCTGTGGCTACAACCATCGAGCACGATGGGTACAATCTGCATCATGTGCATATCGGATCGCAGAGTGGAAGTCACGTAGATGCACCATACCACTTTCTTCAATCCGGGCAGACCATTGATGAGTCTGATTTATCCTTGTTTATTGGTACAGGGCTGGTTATCCCAGCCCTTGGCAAGGGTGAACAAGAAGCGATTCGGCTGCAAGATGTACAGCCATACGTGGACCAGGTTGAAGCAGGCCACATTGTTCTCTTTCATACAGGCTGGTCGCAATACGGGGGGACAGACAAGTACTTTCTTCACCCCTATGTACACGTTGAGGTAATTAAGGCATTGCTGGAGAAAGGTATAAGGACCTTCTGCATTGATTGCATCAATCTCGATATCACCGGCGGCGACAGCTTTCCCGCACACGATGCCATCGCCGCTGTGAACGGAATCATATCGGAGAATCTGACAAACTTTGAGTCCATAGACTTTGCCAATCCGCTCATCTCTCTGTTCCCCATTAAGCTCAGTGGGAGTGATGGTGCTCCTGTGCGGGCAGTGGCTATGCAGGTGGAGTAG
- a CDS encoding carbon-nitrogen hydrolase family protein: MTAFKLGVYQGQPVQGNIEGTLQLMEQVIAEAGEKSVQILVFPELFITGYLPELWEHVPSQAEEEEWMNRLTQSARQHDVWIVFGHPSYRVSPLSPLDERSNARVHEGSNERTDNRIDNYGDSHSDEHIKHPSGPYIPAPFTNGITLLSPDGVVGTYAKVHLFGDEPKTFVYGSEFPVWDTPFGRVALQSCYDIEFPESARMAAVQGAQLLINPANNMSPFGEHHRRYSMVRAMENSLFVITVNRLGPEKDIDFCGKTCVAHPEGRWLLETDREEGLQTTEIDLSDIASLDPSVHYLNQRRPALYRALIESKDARQ; encoded by the coding sequence ATGACGGCTTTTAAACTGGGTGTATACCAAGGCCAACCAGTACAGGGCAACATCGAGGGGACCTTGCAACTTATGGAACAAGTGATTGCGGAAGCCGGTGAGAAGAGCGTTCAAATTCTCGTGTTTCCTGAGTTGTTCATTACGGGTTACCTGCCGGAGTTGTGGGAGCATGTGCCTTCTCAAGCCGAAGAAGAGGAATGGATGAACCGTTTAACACAGTCCGCAAGGCAACACGATGTGTGGATTGTGTTCGGACACCCATCTTACCGTGTGTCGCCTTTGAGTCCGCTTGACGAGCGCAGCAATGCGCGGGTCCATGAGGGCAGCAATGAACGCACCGACAATCGAATCGATAATTACGGTGATAGTCACAGCGATGAGCACATCAAGCATCCAAGCGGTCCGTATATCCCAGCTCCGTTCACCAATGGGATCACACTCCTTTCCCCCGACGGCGTTGTCGGCACATATGCGAAGGTACACCTGTTTGGAGATGAGCCGAAGACATTTGTCTATGGAAGCGAGTTTCCGGTTTGGGATACGCCCTTCGGACGCGTGGCTTTACAAAGTTGCTATGACATTGAATTTCCGGAATCTGCGCGCATGGCGGCAGTGCAGGGAGCACAGTTGCTCATTAACCCGGCGAACAACATGTCTCCCTTCGGAGAACATCACCGGCGTTATTCCATGGTCAGAGCCATGGAGAACAGTCTCTTTGTCATCACTGTTAACCGACTGGGTCCAGAGAAAGACATCGATTTTTGCGGGAAGACTTGTGTAGCGCATCCAGAAGGCAGGTGGTTATTGGAAACAGACAGGGAAGAGGGGCTGCAAACGACCGAGATCGACCTTTCGGACATTGCATCTTTAGACCCGTCAGTCCATTACCTAAATCAAAGGAGACCTGCGCTGTACAGGGCGTTAATAGAGTCCAAAGACGCAAGACAGTGA
- a CDS encoding aldehyde dehydrogenase family protein: protein MTEPHLPEDVSLLLSSLETGSDGTCLAYIDGSFVQAETGDMRALYYPATNEFTAMVTEAAEAEAEAAVQAARRAFDQDGWPETDAYERAGLLHRLADELEQEATVFARLETINSGKPLRECILDVEDAVRCFRYFAGLATTDSGQMLDTGADIQTTVVRDAVGVCVQIIPWNFPLLIAVWKLAPALAAGNTCIVKPSEFTPLSVLKLAELMHRVGFPKGVVNVVPGRGSVIGQYLAEHKLVDKVAFTGGTETGRKILQAAASNMKNVSLELGGKSPNIIFADADFDTAVDYALLGVFMNAGQVCAAGSRILVEDSIYNRFVAALAAKAQNIALGDSFSDETEMGPLISKTHMEKVENYIRLGLAEGATLLTGGKRHEHFVDGNYLLPTLFTDTTPDMRIVQEEIFGPVGVIQRFSTEDEAVELANNSQYGLAAGVFTTDGAKAQRVVRKLRAGITWINTYHPAFVEAPWGGYKQSGLGRELGTQGYEAYTETKQISTNLNVQPSGWYRGQDD from the coding sequence ATGACAGAACCTCATTTACCTGAAGACGTAAGTCTCCTATTGTCTTCGCTGGAAACAGGTTCAGACGGAACCTGTCTGGCGTATATCGACGGCAGTTTTGTTCAGGCGGAAACAGGAGATATGCGGGCTCTGTATTATCCGGCTACCAATGAGTTCACAGCAATGGTGACGGAAGCGGCTGAAGCAGAAGCTGAGGCAGCTGTTCAGGCTGCACGCCGCGCATTTGACCAGGACGGATGGCCGGAAACAGATGCATATGAGCGAGCAGGGCTTTTACATCGGCTGGCAGATGAACTTGAACAAGAGGCAACTGTATTTGCGAGACTAGAGACAATCAACAGTGGTAAACCCTTAAGGGAATGTATTTTGGATGTGGAGGACGCTGTACGGTGTTTTCGGTATTTTGCGGGTCTGGCAACAACCGACAGCGGTCAAATGCTGGATACAGGTGCAGACATACAAACGACTGTCGTACGCGATGCAGTTGGTGTCTGTGTACAGATTATTCCATGGAACTTTCCTTTACTGATAGCGGTTTGGAAATTGGCGCCTGCTCTGGCTGCAGGCAATACATGTATTGTCAAACCTTCGGAATTTACGCCGTTGTCTGTGTTGAAGCTGGCAGAATTAATGCATCGCGTCGGCTTCCCTAAGGGGGTCGTCAACGTGGTACCCGGCCGGGGCAGTGTTATCGGGCAGTATCTGGCCGAACACAAACTGGTAGATAAAGTGGCGTTCACCGGCGGAACGGAAACCGGACGAAAGATTCTACAAGCTGCTGCATCCAATATGAAGAACGTCTCGTTGGAGTTAGGCGGCAAATCGCCGAACATCATCTTTGCTGACGCTGATTTTGACACGGCTGTGGATTATGCGCTGTTGGGTGTGTTTATGAATGCCGGGCAGGTGTGTGCAGCGGGATCGCGCATTTTGGTAGAAGACAGTATCTACAACCGCTTCGTTGCCGCACTGGCTGCAAAGGCGCAAAACATTGCGCTGGGAGACAGTTTCTCTGATGAGACCGAAATGGGACCGCTTATTTCCAAAACACACATGGAAAAGGTGGAGAATTATATCCGTTTGGGACTTGCGGAAGGCGCAACCCTCCTAACAGGGGGGAAACGTCATGAGCATTTTGTAGACGGCAACTACCTGCTGCCCACGCTGTTTACCGATACAACTCCTGACATGCGGATTGTGCAGGAGGAGATTTTTGGACCCGTCGGTGTAATACAAAGGTTCTCGACCGAAGACGAAGCGGTTGAATTGGCGAACAATTCCCAGTACGGGTTGGCAGCAGGTGTGTTTACAACTGACGGTGCAAAGGCCCAGCGGGTGGTTCGCAAGCTGCGGGCTGGCATAACGTGGATTAACACCTACCACCCGGCCTTTGTCGAAGCACCTTGGGGCGGATACAAGCAGTCCGGGTTGGGACGGGAACTTGGGACACAGGGGTACGAAGCGTATACGGAAACAAAGCAAATCAGTACGAATTTGAACGTTCAGCCGTCCGGATGGTATCGGGGCCAAGATGATTGA
- the gabT gene encoding 4-aminobutyrate--2-oxoglutarate transaminase yields MQTSDRNFIKLNTPIPGPKAAAMLEERKKHVPRGVSNTVPTFAETAEGALVTDVDGNTFIDFAGAIGTLNVGHRPQALVDALKQQLDKYLHTGFNVMMYEPYIQLAEKLNQLTPGDHAKKTLFLNSGAEAVENAVKIARKYTGRKAIISFERGFHGRTLLTMSLTSKVKPYKYQFGPFAPETYKMRYPYYYRAPYGVTPEQVDEQVLAQFEEFFLSEVAPEDVAAVILEPVQGEGGFVVPSKAFVQGVKRICEKYDILLIADEIQTGFGRTGKLFAMEHFDVIPDLVTLSKSIAAGLPLSAVTGRADIMDASSPGEIGGTYGGSPLGCVAALEVIKMMEEDHLPDRAAVIGEKIRARFEKLKSRYAFIGDVRGLGAMCALEIVKDPETKEPDKALTSRIIQACYQNGVMVLSAGLYSNVIRTLSPLVITDEQLEEGLDAMEQAFAEVAGS; encoded by the coding sequence ATGCAAACGAGTGACAGAAACTTCATTAAGCTAAACACACCGATTCCGGGACCGAAGGCCGCCGCAATGTTGGAGGAGAGAAAGAAACATGTACCGCGCGGTGTATCCAACACCGTTCCGACATTTGCCGAAACAGCCGAAGGAGCCCTTGTCACTGATGTGGATGGAAACACGTTCATCGATTTTGCCGGAGCCATCGGCACTTTGAATGTGGGTCACCGTCCCCAGGCATTGGTGGATGCGTTAAAGCAGCAACTCGATAAATACCTCCATACAGGATTCAATGTCATGATGTACGAGCCGTACATCCAGCTTGCAGAGAAGCTGAATCAATTGACACCGGGAGACCACGCAAAGAAGACGTTGTTTTTAAACAGTGGTGCAGAAGCGGTGGAAAACGCGGTCAAAATTGCACGGAAGTATACAGGCAGAAAAGCCATTATCTCCTTTGAACGGGGATTTCACGGCAGAACCCTGCTCACCATGTCCCTGACCAGCAAAGTGAAGCCCTACAAATACCAGTTTGGTCCCTTTGCACCGGAAACCTACAAGATGCGTTATCCCTACTACTACCGGGCGCCATATGGTGTCACGCCCGAGCAAGTGGATGAGCAAGTTTTGGCCCAGTTCGAGGAGTTCTTTCTCTCCGAAGTGGCCCCTGAAGATGTAGCCGCAGTCATTCTGGAACCCGTGCAGGGTGAGGGCGGATTTGTGGTCCCGTCCAAGGCCTTCGTCCAAGGTGTGAAGAGGATTTGCGAGAAATACGACATCCTGCTGATTGCAGACGAGATTCAGACCGGATTCGGCCGAACGGGAAAGCTGTTTGCTATGGAACACTTTGATGTGATTCCCGATCTCGTTACTCTATCCAAATCGATTGCCGCCGGCCTGCCCTTGAGTGCTGTCACGGGCCGTGCAGACATCATGGATGCATCGAGTCCTGGTGAAATTGGCGGGACCTACGGCGGCAGCCCGCTGGGTTGTGTTGCAGCCCTTGAAGTGATTAAGATGATGGAAGAGGATCATCTGCCGGACAGAGCGGCAGTGATTGGCGAAAAGATTAGGGCACGCTTTGAAAAGCTGAAAAGCCGGTATGCTTTTATCGGTGACGTTCGCGGCTTAGGTGCTATGTGCGCATTGGAAATCGTCAAAGACCCCGAAACCAAAGAACCCGACAAGGCACTGACAAGTCGCATTATTCAGGCGTGTTATCAGAACGGCGTGATGGTGCTCAGTGCAGGTTTGTACAGCAACGTCATACGGACCCTCAGCCCGCTGGTCATCACAGACGAGCAGTTGGAAGAAGGACTGGACGCCATGGAACAAGCGTTCGCCGAGGTTGCAGGGAGTTAG
- a CDS encoding aldehyde dehydrogenase family protein: MKKQLFINGEWVEASKYVELKSPYDGSVIAEIPEAVPEEVDQAIAAADAARQVMAKMPAHQRASILEKLVHLFETRADEAAEIIATEAAKPLKTAKGEVARTIQTYKFAAEEAKRIHGETVPLDAAPGGEGRMGFTVREPLGVVGAITPFNFPMNLVAHKVGPAIATGNTIVLKPANQTPLSAFFLAELLEEAGLPKGALNVVTGRGSVVGEQIVKDSRVSMITFTGSPGVGIGIRNKAGLKRVTLELGSNSALIVDNHIDVDKIINRCVTGAFSFQGQVCISLQRIYVHEGVFDTFVERFKEETEKLQVGNPLDPGTDVSAMITRADVDRAMDWIREAHEGGAEVAAGGVGEDGILYPTVLLHSENTMKVCCNEVFAPIVSINKVASIQEAIDKVNDSRYGLQAGIYTDNVHTAFDAAEQLHVGGVMVNDIPTFRVDNMPYGGVKESGTGREGVKYAVEEMTELKLVVFNRN, encoded by the coding sequence GTGAAAAAGCAACTGTTTATCAACGGTGAATGGGTCGAGGCCAGCAAGTACGTGGAACTGAAGTCACCCTATGACGGGTCCGTCATTGCAGAGATTCCCGAGGCTGTGCCGGAGGAAGTGGACCAGGCCATTGCTGCAGCTGATGCAGCACGGCAAGTCATGGCGAAAATGCCTGCTCATCAGCGGGCCAGCATTCTGGAGAAACTGGTTCATCTATTTGAAACCCGGGCAGATGAGGCAGCGGAGATTATCGCGACGGAAGCTGCTAAACCATTGAAAACCGCCAAGGGTGAAGTTGCCCGGACCATTCAGACCTATAAATTTGCAGCCGAAGAAGCGAAGCGTATCCACGGTGAGACGGTGCCTTTGGACGCAGCACCCGGCGGGGAAGGCCGCATGGGTTTCACAGTCCGTGAACCGTTGGGTGTCGTGGGGGCTATTACGCCCTTCAACTTCCCCATGAACCTAGTGGCTCATAAGGTTGGACCTGCCATTGCAACCGGGAACACCATTGTCCTGAAACCGGCCAACCAAACACCGCTGTCCGCATTTTTTCTGGCAGAACTTCTGGAAGAGGCCGGGTTGCCGAAAGGCGCACTGAATGTGGTGACAGGCAGAGGTTCTGTCGTCGGGGAGCAGATTGTGAAGGACAGTCGTGTCAGTATGATTACCTTCACAGGCAGCCCCGGTGTGGGCATCGGGATCCGCAACAAGGCTGGGTTGAAGCGTGTGACCTTGGAGCTTGGATCCAATTCGGCACTGATTGTGGATAACCATATTGACGTGGACAAAATCATCAATCGGTGTGTGACAGGCGCATTCTCATTCCAGGGCCAGGTGTGTATTTCGCTGCAGCGCATTTATGTGCACGAAGGTGTGTTTGATACTTTTGTGGAGCGGTTCAAGGAGGAGACGGAGAAACTGCAAGTGGGCAATCCGCTTGACCCTGGCACAGACGTTTCGGCCATGATTACCCGGGCCGATGTAGACCGGGCCATGGATTGGATTCGGGAAGCCCACGAAGGCGGAGCTGAAGTTGCCGCAGGGGGTGTAGGTGAGGACGGCATCTTGTATCCGACAGTCCTTCTTCACTCCGAGAACACCATGAAAGTGTGTTGCAACGAAGTGTTCGCACCGATTGTTTCGATTAACAAAGTGGCCTCTATCCAGGAAGCCATCGACAAGGTGAACGATTCCCGGTACGGGCTGCAGGCAGGTATTTATACCGACAATGTTCACACAGCATTCGACGCAGCGGAGCAACTGCATGTAGGAGGCGTGATGGTGAACGACATCCCGACATTTCGCGTGGACAACATGCCATACGGTGGAGTCAAGGAAAGCGGAACAGGCCGTGAAGGTGTGAAGTACGCTGTGGAAGAGATGACAGAACTGAAACTGGTCGTGTTTAACCGGAACTAG
- the thpD gene encoding ectoine hydroxylase, which translates to MMTDLYPSRIGGQATITDRKDPVLHGEWDKLQQGRLTESQLKSYQQSGYLLLENLFSEPEVDKMLDELKVIWRDRADDKSPEVVREPSGKVIRSVFDIHRNNPLFEKVSQDPRVREAAEQVLGSDVYIHQSRINFKPGFVGKEFYWHSDFETWHVEDGMPRMRAVSFSILLDDNMPYNGSLMLIPGSQNYFVSCVGETPENHFQTSLRKQELGVPDNNSMRKLVEMSRIDMPVGKRGSVLMFECNTMHGSASNISPFPRRNVFMVFNSINNQLVEPFSGRNRRPEFIANRTPSIATPYV; encoded by the coding sequence ATGATGACAGACCTGTATCCATCCCGAATCGGAGGGCAAGCCACCATTACTGACCGAAAGGATCCCGTTTTGCACGGAGAATGGGATAAGCTACAACAGGGGCGTTTGACCGAGTCACAGCTAAAGTCGTATCAGCAAAGTGGATATTTGCTCCTTGAGAATCTCTTTTCTGAACCGGAAGTCGACAAAATGTTGGACGAGCTCAAAGTCATTTGGCGAGACAGAGCAGATGACAAGAGCCCGGAAGTCGTTCGCGAACCTTCTGGGAAAGTGATTCGCTCCGTATTTGATATCCACAGAAATAACCCACTATTTGAAAAAGTCTCACAAGACCCGCGCGTCCGTGAAGCCGCTGAGCAAGTACTGGGCAGTGATGTGTACATTCATCAGTCTCGTATTAATTTTAAACCAGGGTTTGTAGGCAAGGAGTTCTATTGGCACTCTGATTTTGAGACGTGGCATGTAGAGGACGGAATGCCTCGCATGCGTGCGGTCAGCTTCTCCATTCTACTGGACGACAACATGCCGTATAATGGGTCGCTCATGCTTATACCGGGATCGCAAAATTATTTCGTTTCCTGTGTTGGCGAAACCCCGGAGAATCACTTTCAGACCTCCTTGCGCAAGCAGGAACTGGGCGTTCCGGACAACAACAGCATGCGTAAGTTGGTCGAGATGAGCCGAATCGATATGCCTGTGGGCAAAAGGGGATCGGTGCTGATGTTCGAATGCAACACCATGCACGGCTCCGCCAGCAACATTTCGCCCTTCCCGAGGCGCAATGTATTCATGGTCTTTAACAGCATCAACAACCAACTGGTCGAACCCTTCTCCGGCCGAAACCGTCGTCCTGAATTTATTGCGAACCGTACTCCGTCCATCGCGACACCCTACGTTTAA
- a CDS encoding ectoine synthase, protein MFVKQLDDIVNTEADVHGETWNSRRLLLSKDKVGFSLHDTIMKAGTKTNMWYKNHIEAVYVIEGHGEIEDLASGTVHELKPGTLYVLNNADKHQVRPETDVRMVCVFNPPVTGRETHDEEGAYPLLQD, encoded by the coding sequence ATGTTTGTAAAACAATTGGATGACATTGTAAATACTGAAGCAGACGTCCACGGTGAAACGTGGAACAGCCGACGGCTCCTTCTCAGCAAGGACAAAGTAGGATTTTCACTTCACGACACGATTATGAAAGCCGGTACCAAGACCAACATGTGGTACAAGAATCACATTGAAGCTGTCTACGTGATTGAAGGTCACGGTGAGATAGAAGACCTTGCTTCAGGCACAGTGCATGAACTGAAACCCGGGACTCTGTATGTGCTCAACAATGCAGATAAACATCAGGTCCGTCCCGAAACCGATGTTCGGATGGTATGCGTGTTTAATCCTCCTGTTACGGGGCGCGAAACCCATGACGAGGAAGGTGCGTATCCGCTGTTGCAAGACTAG